GATCCGACATGCGCTTCTCTCTTTCTCGACCGGCCAAGAGCCGGCTGTCATGATCCGCCTATCATGCCTGAAAACCAGCCGCTTGCTAAATCACATCCGGCGCTAAGGCTCAGCCGGCGCCGGAATTTGGCTGAAGACGCCCGTCAAGCCGCCTTGACCGCAGCCGCCTGATGGCGCAGGAACGCTTCCAGCGCTTTGATCGCCGTGCGCTCGCCGCTGGCGCAAGCATGCAGCAACACCAGCTCGCCCTGGCGCATCGCGGCCAGCAAAGGCTGCCAGCGCGCCGGATTGGCGGCCAGATCCGACCAGTAGATTTCGCAGAACACCGGCCAGCGCTGGGCATCGCCGTGCATCCAGGCCACCAATTCCTCGGTAGGCATGACACGCGGCAGCCAGTGCCCCGCCTGCAAGGCGGAACGCGGCCATTGACGCGGCCATTTGGCCGCAAGAAGGAAACCGGAAGCCGGCGGCGCCTTGCAATCGGCCACCGACACCAAACGAATTGAGGGATTCATACCAACTCCCTGCCCTATTCCTGGCGGACTTCGGGCTCAAGTTCCCGCCGCGCCTCGATAAGCGCGCGGCGGCCAAACCGGGCGGAAGCCCTCCCGCCCGGCCGCGCGCCTTACAGCGCGGCGCGGAAAATAGCGCAGATTTCTTCGTGGCTGGCCTTGCGCGGATTGGTCAGGCCGCAAGCGTCCTTCAAGGCATTGTCGGCCAGCGTCGGAATATCCACTTCCTTGACGCCCAGCTCCTTCAAGCCTGCAGGGATGCCGACATCGGCCGCCAAGCGCTTGATCGCGGCAATGGCCGCTTCGGCGCTGCCTGTGGTTTCGCCCAAAGCCAGGGCCACATCGCCCAAGCGTTCGCCTGCCGTCGCCGCATTGAAGATCTGCACGTGCGGCAGCAGCACCGCGTTGCAGACCCCGTGCGGCAGGTCGTAGAAACCGCC
The Chromobacterium sp. IIBBL 290-4 DNA segment above includes these coding regions:
- a CDS encoding DUF488 domain-containing protein, which encodes MNPSIRLVSVADCKAPPASGFLLAAKWPRQWPRSALQAGHWLPRVMPTEELVAWMHGDAQRWPVFCEIYWSDLAANPARWQPLLAAMRQGELVLLHACASGERTAIKALEAFLRHQAAAVKAA